One genomic region from Salvia hispanica cultivar TCC Black 2014 chromosome 2, UniMelb_Shisp_WGS_1.0, whole genome shotgun sequence encodes:
- the LOC125207517 gene encoding kinesin-like protein KIN-5B, producing MGSLTPDFRKSVSTMAPSPAPFLTPRPERRRPDSRGSDWNYNRSDKDKEMNVQVLLRCRPLTDDEQRLNMPYAITCNDSKREVTVSQTVGSKHVDRIFTFDKVFGPKSQQRSIYDQAISPIVAEVLEGFNCTVFAYGQTGTGKTYTMEGGMRNKGGDLPIEAGIIPRAVRQIFDTLEAQNADYSMKVTFSELYNEEITDLLAPEDQLKSTEERSKRPISLMEDGKGLVVVRGLEEETVYSANEIYSLLERGAARRRTADTLLNKRSSRSHSIFTITIHIKEGTVGEEELIKCGKLNLVDLAGSENIYRSGVREARAREAGEINKSLLTLGRVINALVEHSAHVPYRDSKLTRLLRDSLGGKTKTCIIATISPSAQCLEETLSTLDYAYRAKSIKNKPEANQKVTKTVLLKDLYVEIERMKQDIRAAREKNGVYIPHERFLQDEAEKKAKNERIEQLESDLNESEKKVDKFRELYLTEQDEKLNIKSELKDCKRNLETTHKLLEDLKEKYKMALSTLKEKEALISKLQSSENSLINCAKQLRVNLQDASQDISALFGKIDRKDKLEKENQSILLAFEVQLGKSLKDLHEIIKSSVSQQERQLRCVEEYITTFLANKYKSNEAMEAKVKKLLEIYTTGSLDMKKVTYALKTKASSDLDEITSVMSAQTIAVENFFQTAALESKEVISDIQNSLTEQKRMLAFSAQQHTEGLNKSLISAQVISSAAINFSNDLHQRASELMTLLEQSHAEKSLRLQNFEQMFKEEASREEKLAMDQIAAILSTLTSKRTEMVYKASKCFEESNTEESKKLLQELSNMQNLLSSEVRDLCEYAEKVKDHYMEETFLSAECVVAMENSLVECAENVERSSQQWQNAQLGTTHLAKNNLHGITSVMQTKIIETHRMHDYLASASSCMDAEVDSHINDLMMATNESLALDKGHSKEINTITLASLDQLNSMRLNHGECISHISSKSEQCIHKEYLVEQKTNVTPKRRATAVPSLESIEAMRTPVRDLDSKSRLKLDSTDNKIMQDPHRNPFQDVNGVI from the exons ATGGGCTCGTTGACGCCGGATTTTCGGAAGTCTGTATCAACCATGGCTCCTTCTCCGGCACCCTTTCTAACGCCACGGCCCGAAAGGAGGCGCCCGGATTCAAGAGGTTCCGACTGGAATTACAATCGTTCAGATAAGGATAAAGAGATGAACGTCCAGGTTTTGCTTCGATGCAG GCCCCTAACTGATGATGAACAAAGGTTGAACATGCCTTATGCAATTACATGTAATGATAGCAAAAGAGAGGTTACTGTTTCGCAGACAGTAGGTTCTAAGCACGTGGATCGAATCTTCACCTTTGATAAG GTTTTTGGGCCAAAATCACAACAAAGGTCTATATATGATCAAGCTATTTCTCCAATTGTGGCTGAAGTACTAGAGGGCTTCAACTGCACAGTCTTTGCATATGGGCAGACCGGAACAGGAAAAACGTATACAATGGAAGGGGGCATGAGAAATAAG GGTGGTGACTTGCCAATTGAGGCTGGTATTATTCCTAGAGCAGTTCGTCAAATATTTGACACCCTTGAAGCACAAAATGCTGATTACAGTATGAAAGTGACCTTTTCGGAACTCTACAATGAGGAAATAACCGACCTGCTAGCCCCAGAGGATCAACTAAAATCCACAGAAGAGAGATCAAAGAGGCCTATTTCTTTGATGGAGGATGGAAAGGGATTGGTGGTTGTAAGGGGCCTTGAAGAGGAAACGGTGTACAGCGCTAATGAGATCTACAGCCTATTGGAACGAGGTGCTGCAAGAAGACGTACAGCAGACACCTTATTGAATAAGAGGAGCAG TCGATCACATTCTATCTTTACTATAACTATTCACATAAAAGAAGGAACAGTTGGAGAGGAGGAGCTCATCAAATGCGGGAAGCTAAATCTTGTTGATTTAGCCGGATCAGAGAACATCTACCGCTCGGGTGTTCGAGAG GCTCGTGCAAGAGAAGCGGGAGAGATAAATAAGAGCCTACTAACTTTAGGCCGTGTCATTAATGCATTGGTGGAGCATTCTGCTCATGTACCGTACAG GGATAGCAAGCTTACTAGGCTCCTAAGGGATTCATTAGGTGGGAAAACAAAGACTTGCATTATTGCCACGATCTCTCCGTCTGCTCAATGTTTGGAAGAGACATTAAGCACGCTAGACTATGCATATCGTGCTAAAAGCATAAAAAACAAACCAGAG GCAAACCAAAAAGTAACCAAAACTGTGCTGCTTAAGGATTTATATGTGgaaattgagagaatgaagcaag ATATTCGAGCAGCAAGAGAAAAGAATGGTGTATACATTCCACATGAAAGGTTTCTCCAGGATGAAGCAGAAAAGAAG GCTAAAAATGAGAGAATAGAACAGTTGGAGAGTGATCTTAATGAGAGTGAGAAG AAAGTTGATAAATTCCGTGAGCTTTATCTCACTGAACAAGATGAGAAACTGAACATCAAAAGTGAACTTAAAGACTGCAAG AGGAATCTTGAGACGACCCATAAACTCTTAGAAGAtctaaaagagaaatataagATGGCACTTTCCACACTGAAGGAAAAGGAGGCTCTCATCTCCAAACTTCAAAGTTCTG AGAACAGTCTGATTAATTGTGCAAAGCAGTTACGAGTCAACTTACAAGATGCATCTCAAGATATTTCGGCTCTCTTTGGAAAGATAG ATCGTAaagataaattagaaaaagaaaatcaaagcaTTCTCCTTGCATTCGAAGTACAGCTTGGCAAAAGTTTGAAAGACCTACACGAGATCATCAAGAGCTCAGTATCCCAGCAAGAACGGCAGCTGAGATGTGTTGAAGAGTACATCACCACATTTCTTGCTAATAAATATAAG TCAAATGAGGCCATGGAAGCAAAAGTAAAGAAATTGTTAGAGATTTATACTACAGGAAGTCTGGACATGAAGAAGGTTACATATGCACTGAAGACAAAAGCATCTTCTGATCTGGACGAAATAACATCTGTGATGTCAGCCCAAACTATTGCAGTTGAGAAT TTCTTCCAAACTGCAGCCTTGGAGTCAAAGGAAGTCATTTCTGACATTCAGAACTCCTTAACTGAACAGAAAAGGATGTTGGCTTTCTCTGCCCAACAGCATACGGAG GGACTTAATAAGAGTCTGATCTCGGCACAAGTGATATCAAGTGCTGCCATAAATTTTTCGAATGATCTCCACCAGCGAGCTTCTGAACTTATGACACTTCTTGAACAAAGTCATGCTGAAAAATCCCTCAGACTGCAAAACTTTGAACAGATGTTTAAG GAGGAAGCTTCtagagaagaaaaattagCTATGGACCAGATAGCAGCCATATTATCAACTCTGACATCCAAAAGAACTGAAATG GTATACAAGGCCTCAAAGTGCTTTGAAGAATCTAACACTGAAGAAAGCAAGAAACTGCTGCAAGAGCTATCTAACATGCAGAATCTTTTGAGTTCGGAAGTAAGGGATTTGTGTGAATACGCAGAGAAGGTCAAGGATCACTACATGGAAGAAACATTCCTATCAGCTGAGTGCGTTGTTGCTATGGAAAATAGCTTGGTGGAATG TGCTGAAAATGTGGAGAGGTCTAGTCAACAGTGGCAAAATGCACAACTGGGCACGACTCATCTTGCCAAAAACAATCTTCATGGCATAACATCTGTTATGCA GACAAAAATCATCGAAACTCATCGCATGCATGACTACCTTGCTTCTGCGTCTTCATGCATGGATGCAGAAGTTGATTCGCACATCAATGATTTAATGATGGCTACAAATG AATCTTTGGCGTTGGACAAAGGACATTCTAAGGAAATAAACACTATAACACTGGCCAGTTTGGATCAGCTCAATTCAATGAGATTGAATCATGGTGAATGCATATCACATATTTCCAGCAAATCAGAGCAGTGCATTCATAAAGAGTACTTG GTCGAGCAAAAGACCAATGTGACTCCTAAGAGGCGTGCGACCGCAGTTCCTAGCTTAGAATCAATAGAGGCGATGAGAACTCCTGTTCGTGATCTTGATTCCAAAAGTAGGTTGAAATTGGATAGCACTGATAACAAGATTATGCAGGATCCACACAGAAATCCATTTCAGGATgttaatggagtaatatag
- the LOC125207518 gene encoding WAT1-related protein At2g37460-like gives MKITREGLGLVFLKAKPFLAVVFLQAGLAGMDIISKAALNEGMSNYVFVVYRHAVATLVIAPFAFILDKKVRPKMTISTFLKIMLMSLLEPVIDQNLYFLGMKYTTATFAAAMANVLPAITFVMAWCFRLEKVELMSVRSQAKILGTLATIAGAMIMTLVSGPNLDLPWTRSGPTHDLHRQQPQISIQHTIKGALLITIGCFSWAAFMILQAVTLRTYPAELSLTAWICLLGTAEGAAVALVAEKGNAAAWAIKWDTSFLAAVYSGIFCSGIAYYVQGVVMKERGPVFVTAFSPLGMIIVAVLSSFIFSEKMYLGRVVGAGVIVMGLYFVVWGKQKDYKEEIPVKLCDASKSKLEVFTTTVDTDERLV, from the exons ATGAAGATAACTAGAGAGGGTTTGGGGTTAGTGTTTCTGAAGGCGAAACCCTTTTTAGCAGTGGTTTTTCTGCAAGCGGGGCTGGCAGGAATGGACATCATCTCTAAGGCTGCCTTGAACGAGGGGATGAGCAACTACGTCTTCGTCGTCTATCGCCACGCTGTCGCCACCCTAGTCATCGCTCCTTTTGCCTTCATCTTAGACAA GAAAGTAAGACCAAAAATGACCATATCTACGTTCCTCAAGATTATGCTAATGAGTCTTTTGGA GCCAGTTATAGATCAAAATCTTTACTTCTTGGGGATGAAGTACACGACAGCGACTTTTGCAGCTGCGATGGCTAACGTTCTTCCGGCAATTACATTTGTGATGGCATGGTGCTTCAG GCTTGAGAAGGTAGAGTTGATGAGCGTCCGAAGCCAAGCAAAAATATTAGGCACATTGGCTACAATTGCAGGAGCCATGATCATGACATTGGTAAGCGGCCCTAATCTTGACCTTCCGTGGACCAGATCAGGACCCACGCATGATCTTCATCGTCAACAACCTCAAATTTCTATTCAACACACAATCAAGGGTGCCCTCTTGATCACCATTGGATGCTTTAGTTGGGCTGCTTTCATGATTTTGCAG GCTGTGACGCTGCGTACGTACCCTGCGGAACTGTCCCTCACTGCATGGATATGCTTGTTAGGAACTGCAGAGGGAGCAGCGGTCGCATTAGTGGCGGAAAAGGGAAATGCTGCAGCCTGGGCCATCAAATGGGACACGAGCTTTCTTGCGGCCGTCTACAGT GGTATATTCTGTTCGGGCATTGCTTATTACGTGCAAGGAGTTGTTATGAAAGAAAGGGGGCCTGTTTTTGTCACTGCGTTTAGTCCTCTAGGCATGATCATCGTTGCTGTCTTGAGCTCTTTCATTTTCTCTGAGAAAATGTATTTGGgaag GGTTGTTGGTGCGGGTGTAATCGTGATGGGCCTTTACTTTGTAGTATGGGGCAAACAAAAAGACTACAAAGAAGAAATTCCGGTAAAGCTATGCGATGCATCGAAATCAAAGTTGGAGGTGTTTACTACTACTGTTGATACCGATGAAAGATTAGTGTAA
- the LOC125203205 gene encoding ras-related protein RABE1a-like, with translation MAAPPARARADYDCLIKLLLIGDSGVGKSCLLLRFSDGSFTTSFITTIGIDFKIRTIELDGKRIKLQIWDTAGQERFRTITTAYYRGAMGILLVYDVTDEASFNNIRNWIRNIEQHASDNVNKILVGNKADMDESKRAVPTSKGQALADEYGIKFFETSAKTNMNVEEVFFSIARDIKQRLADSDSKAEPQTIKINQPDHNGGAAQASQKSACCG, from the exons ATGGCCGCTCCGCCCGCCAGAGCACGAGCCGATTATGACTGCCTcatcaagcttctcttgatcGGTGATAGCG GTGTGGGTAAGAGTTGCCTTCTATTACGTTTTTCAGATGGTTCTTTCACCACCAGTTTCATCACTACGATTGG GATTGATTTTAAGATAAGAACTATTGAGCTTGATGGTAAAAGAATCAAACTGCAAATATGGGATACTGCTGGACAAGAGCGATTTCGTACTATTACAACTG CTTACTATCGTGGAGCAATGGGTATATTGCTGGTGTATGATGTTACTGATGAGGCATCTTTCAACA ATATCAGGAATTGGATCAGAAACATCGAACAACACGCCTCTGATAACGTCAACAAGATATTGGTGGGAAACAAAGCTGATATGGATGAAAGCAAAAGG GCTGTTCCTACCTCCAAGGGTCAAGCACTAGCTGATGAATATGGAATCAAATTTTTTGAGACT AGTGCTAAGACAAACATGAACGTAGAGGAGGTTTTCTTCTCAATCGCCAGGGACATAAAGCAAAGACTCGCGGACTCTGACTCAAAGGCTGAG CCTCAGACTATAAAGATAAACCAACCAGACCATAACGGTGGGGCTGCTCAAGCTTCTCAAAAATCAGCTTGCTGTGGTTAA
- the LOC125206224 gene encoding uncharacterized protein LOC125206224: MLNQSDLFSEVLNGKALAINFIANNRQYKMGYYLADDIYPKWPTFVKTFNRAADEKQALSALKQEAARKDVKRAFMVLHARFNIIKAPARTWFTLDIMYTCIILHNMIVVDEGPELRNWFYPETPRSSTASSPPRSGVHPSLQERLCVRTRTHDSIALAQLQEDLVEHIWAKFDTVRRT; this comes from the coding sequence ATGCTCAACCAATCCGACCTCTTTAGCGAAGTCTTGAACGGTAAAGCGTTGGCCATCAACTTCATCGCTAACAATCGCCAGTATAAAATGGGATACTATCTTGCCGACGACATctatccgaagtggccaaccttcgtgaagacgttcaacagGGCGGCCGATGAAAAACAGGCTCTTTCTGCGCTGAAGCAAGAGGctgctcgcaaggatgtgAAGAGAGCGTTCATGGTTCTCCATGCTCGATtcaacattatcaaagccccgGCTCGTACGTGGTTTACGctcgacatcatgtatacgtgcataatcttgcacaatATGATTGTCGTTGACGAAGGACCTGAGCTAAGAAATTGGTTCTACCCTGAAACCCCGCGAAGCTCTaccgcaagtagtccgcctcgCAGTGGAGTGCATCCTTCTTTGCAAGAGCGGCTGTGTGTTCGGACAAGGACACATGATTCTATCGCCCTCGcccaactccaggaggatctaGTGGAacacatttgggcaaaatttgaCACCGTTAGACGCACatga